One bacterium DNA segment encodes these proteins:
- a CDS encoding choice-of-anchor Q domain-containing protein — MMAGTGPRCARSLRFWLLALLLAGGIAHAGAARAGEQAFIRTGTSALTAFDAADFVPLGSVPLTGTSLWGLATSPATQRLYAFDINTQTVLAVDVVRRAVVETIPLTELRFTPYGMAVSADGKRLYFAAQNRALGLIAIDLERRLLMAEVAVPYAQRVVPHPTLDKLWVTTKTGELFTLRASDLSILAHQQLQGAEIALSDDGARLYLTGDRSSLLVMDAATDAVLGQIPTGFHATAFRIAGRWAYLGHKELGVLRVIDLVDGHLETDITLDTGQYVRVGGIDATADGSRVVVLLDNNLRYKFAVVDGAAHTLLGLHEGVSGSVYCSSRFVMPVTVPQSVFTVNSTADVPDAARGDGVCETAAGNGVCTLRAAVQEGNAAAGTALIEVPAGEYALSIPGADEDGGATGDLDVSGRLTIHGAGSETTVVDGGALDRVLDVAAGGSLGLAGVTVRNGRLPFRGQASLENGGGAGLRNQGVLTLSGVAVADNRTEGFGGAGVHSTGVLRAEDCTFSGNSSVGSICWLDILGNQVCGESGGVAAVYARQAEIRDSRFTANASAVAVRIDGSLERCVVSDNEARGVVATSVSRSTISGNRGPGCSAGLVTDSTVSGNVNTDPDGCGGGIAWLEPYHKLVVARSTISGNAASRGGGVCAQFFEMENATVSGNAATGDGGGIFVREYDEWNHVRNCTITGNTADSDGDGSGDGGGIFNQHPDTYYDTHLTNTILAGNVDRGGQAPDCAGYLGSSQFNLVGDAAGCGFDALEWDVVGSPESPIDPGLAPLADNGGPTATHALLAGSPAVDGGHPYIFPATDQRGVARPQDGDLDGTAHSDIGAFELAPLSWKITAAAGPNGSITPVGEVVVADGGSSIFAIAPDARYRVADVLVDGASVGPVNTWSFDEVSADHTITATFEAEPVLWTIAASAGPNGSITPAGAVVVPDGGSRSFAIAPDTHYHVADVQVDGASVGPVNALYFDGVTADHIVAATFAIDTYTVTANAWVNGSIWPKGRITVPHGGSVTFRVVPRAGYRVARLVVDGRNVGPRTWFRISGCSGNHSIQARFSRIY; from the coding sequence ATGATGGCCGGAACAGGACCGCGTTGCGCCCGTTCGCTCCGCTTCTGGTTACTCGCGCTGCTGCTCGCCGGCGGGATCGCTCACGCCGGCGCCGCACGCGCCGGGGAGCAGGCCTTCATCCGCACCGGCACGAGCGCGCTGACCGCGTTCGACGCCGCGGACTTCGTCCCGCTCGGCAGCGTCCCGCTCACGGGGACCTCGCTCTGGGGGTTGGCAACGTCGCCGGCCACGCAGCGGCTGTACGCCTTCGACATCAACACCCAGACCGTCCTGGCGGTCGACGTCGTCCGCCGCGCCGTGGTCGAGACGATCCCCCTGACGGAGCTGCGCTTCACCCCCTACGGGATGGCCGTGAGCGCCGACGGCAAGCGGCTCTACTTCGCCGCGCAGAACAGGGCGCTGGGGCTGATCGCAATCGACCTGGAGCGCCGGCTGCTCATGGCTGAGGTCGCCGTGCCGTACGCGCAGCGTGTCGTGCCGCACCCGACGCTGGACAAGCTCTGGGTGACCACGAAGACCGGGGAGCTCTTCACGCTCAGGGCCTCGGACCTGAGCATCCTCGCGCACCAGCAGCTCCAGGGGGCGGAGATCGCCCTGAGCGACGACGGCGCCAGGCTCTACCTCACCGGCGACCGCAGCAGCCTCCTGGTGATGGACGCGGCGACGGACGCCGTCCTCGGACAGATCCCGACCGGATTCCACGCGACGGCCTTCCGCATCGCCGGCCGGTGGGCGTATCTCGGCCACAAGGAGCTGGGCGTCCTCCGGGTGATCGACCTTGTCGACGGCCACCTCGAGACGGACATCACCCTGGACACGGGCCAGTACGTGAGGGTCGGCGGCATCGACGCGACCGCGGACGGCTCCCGCGTCGTGGTGCTCCTCGACAACAACCTGCGCTACAAGTTCGCCGTGGTGGACGGGGCGGCACACACGCTCCTCGGCCTCCACGAGGGGGTCAGCGGGTCCGTCTACTGCTCGTCGAGGTTCGTCATGCCGGTGACTGTCCCGCAGAGCGTCTTCACCGTGAACAGCACGGCCGACGTTCCGGACGCGGCCCGCGGCGACGGCGTCTGCGAGACGGCCGCGGGCAACGGGGTGTGCACCCTGCGCGCCGCCGTCCAGGAGGGGAATGCCGCCGCCGGCACGGCCCTGATCGAGGTGCCGGCGGGCGAGTACGCGCTGTCCATCCCCGGGGCCGACGAGGACGGGGGCGCCACCGGCGATCTCGACGTCAGCGGCCGACTGACCATCCACGGCGCCGGCAGCGAGACCACGGTCGTCGACGGCGGCGCGCTCGACCGCGTGCTCGATGTGGCCGCCGGCGGCTCACTGGGGCTCGCGGGCGTCACCGTGCGCAACGGGCGGCTGCCGTTCCGGGGCCAGGCGTCCCTCGAGAACGGAGGGGGCGCGGGACTGCGCAACCAGGGCGTGCTCACGCTGTCGGGGGTCGCCGTCGCGGACAACCGCACCGAGGGCTTCGGCGGCGCCGGTGTGCACAGCACGGGCGTGCTGCGCGCGGAGGACTGCACGTTCAGCGGGAACTCATCCGTCGGTTCAATCTGCTGGCTCGACATCCTCGGCAACCAGGTCTGCGGCGAGTCGGGCGGCGTCGCCGCCGTCTACGCCAGGCAGGCGGAGATCAGGGACAGCCGGTTCACGGCGAACGCGAGCGCTGTCGCGGTCCGCATCGATGGGTCGCTCGAGCGCTGCGTGGTCAGCGACAACGAGGCACGAGGCGTCGTGGCGACCTCGGTCAGCCGCAGCACGATCAGCGGCAATCGGGGGCCGGGCTGCAGCGCCGGCCTCGTCACGGACTCGACGGTGAGCGGCAATGTCAACACCGACCCTGACGGGTGCGGGGGCGGGATCGCGTGGCTGGAGCCCTACCACAAGCTCGTGGTGGCGCGCTCCACGATCAGCGGCAACGCGGCGTCCCGCGGCGGCGGAGTGTGCGCCCAGTTCTTCGAGATGGAGAACGCCACGGTGAGCGGCAACGCGGCGACCGGAGACGGCGGCGGCATCTTCGTCAGGGAATACGACGAGTGGAACCACGTCCGCAACTGTACGATCACCGGCAACACCGCGGACAGCGACGGCGACGGCTCCGGGGACGGCGGCGGCATCTTCAACCAGCACCCGGACACCTACTACGACACGCACCTGACCAACACGATCCTTGCCGGCAACGTGGATCGAGGCGGGCAGGCGCCCGACTGCGCGGGGTATCTCGGCAGCAGTCAGTTCAACCTCGTCGGCGACGCGGCGGGCTGCGGCTTCGACGCGCTCGAGTGGGACGTCGTGGGGAGCCCGGAGTCCCCGATCGATCCGGGGCTCGCCCCGCTGGCCGACAACGGAGGCCCCACGGCGACGCACGCGCTGCTGGCGGGCAGCCCGGCGGTCGACGGCGGCCACCCCTACATCTTCCCGGCCACCGACCAGCGTGGCGTGGCCCGCCCGCAGGACGGCGATCTTGACGGCACGGCACACAGCGACATCGGGGCGTTCGAGCTTGCGCCGCTGTCCTGGAAGATCACCGCCGCGGCCGGCCCCAACGGCAGCATCACGCCGGTCGGGGAGGTGGTCGTCGCCGACGGCGGGAGCAGTATCTTCGCCATCGCCCCCGACGCCCGTTACCGCGTGGCGGACGTGCTTGTCGACGGCGCCTCCGTCGGGCCGGTGAACACCTGGTCGTTCGACGAGGTTTCCGCCGACCACACGATCACGGCGACCTTCGAGGCCGAGCCCGTGCTCTGGACGATCGCGGCCTCGGCGGGGCCCAACGGCAGCATCACGCCGGCGGGCGCCGTGGTCGTGCCCGACGGCGGGAGCAGGAGCTTCGCCATCGCCCCCGACACCCACTACCACGTGGCGGACGTCCAGGTGGACGGCGCCTCGGTGGGCCCGGTGAACGCCTTGTACTTCGACGGCGTCACCGCGGACCACATCGTCGCGGCCACCTTCGCGATCGACACCTACACGGTAACCGCCAACGCGTGGGTCAACGGGAGCATCTGGCCGAAGGGGAGGATCACGGTCCCCCACGGCGGCTCGGTGACTTTCCGGGTAGTGCCGAGGGCGGGGTATCGGGTCGCACGACTCGTCGTCGACGGCAGGAACGTGGGCCCGCGGACGTGGTTCAGGATCAGCGGCTGCTCGGGCAACCACTCGATCCAGGCGAGGTTCAGCAGGATCTACTAG
- a CDS encoding NERD domain-containing protein gives MAVMTPPSPPLWRPGWFAEKHLFEALQSGLGEEWHVFHDYAYLGAEHPAEGAIDFLVVHREHGLLAIECKGEGVHLRGDGTWMRLLAGGREEPLGESPFRQAQRHIKELVGELRPKVAALFPGLGGAFPFVHGHAVALPATSAADVGPLPAEVSPKILLDAADLGRLDRRIPEILAWWGSGRGPVRPLDEREFRQFRKHVLLPRWKLAPSFGARLELEDQALVRLSGEQAEVLRSLVSAPRLCVRGGAGTGKTLLALEVARAAALAGRRVLLTCFNIALARWLAGTVADWGPLAGRVRAANFHDLCREAAEAVGDVPPAPAPGDKRAADEYWNVQLPARLRAALAAGKLPRYDAVVVDEGQDFLRDWFDLLEGCLRDPRAGEFVIFHDPAQDIFGTGCLMPPFPTVALGVNFRNTRRIAEYLGTLAERAAPAFSRSPEGEPPVLHRQPRGGAAAAEAVDRLVAELVDEKRIAPGRITIIAPHTKENTCLRGLDRIGGQSISTDPMDRAGAVLCTTIGKFKGLESDVAVLVDAREDDLFEGRAFLYAAASRARLALHVFRAE, from the coding sequence ATGGCCGTCATGACGCCGCCGTCGCCGCCGCTGTGGCGGCCGGGCTGGTTCGCGGAGAAGCACCTCTTCGAGGCGCTGCAATCGGGCCTCGGCGAGGAGTGGCACGTGTTCCACGACTACGCGTACCTCGGCGCGGAGCACCCGGCCGAGGGGGCGATCGACTTTCTCGTCGTCCACCGCGAGCACGGGCTGCTGGCGATCGAGTGCAAGGGCGAGGGCGTGCACCTGCGGGGCGACGGCACCTGGATGCGCCTGCTCGCCGGCGGCCGCGAGGAACCGCTCGGCGAGAGCCCCTTCCGGCAGGCGCAGCGCCACATCAAGGAGCTGGTCGGCGAGCTGCGCCCGAAGGTCGCCGCCCTCTTCCCGGGGCTCGGGGGCGCCTTCCCGTTCGTGCACGGGCACGCGGTGGCGCTCCCCGCGACCTCGGCGGCCGACGTCGGGCCGCTGCCCGCCGAGGTCTCCCCGAAGATCCTGCTCGACGCCGCGGACCTCGGGCGCCTGGACCGGCGGATCCCCGAGATCCTCGCCTGGTGGGGCTCCGGCCGCGGGCCGGTGCGCCCCCTCGACGAACGCGAGTTCCGCCAGTTCCGCAAGCACGTGCTGCTGCCGCGCTGGAAGCTCGCCCCCAGCTTCGGCGCCCGGCTCGAGCTGGAGGACCAGGCGCTCGTGCGCCTCAGCGGCGAACAGGCCGAGGTGCTGCGCAGCCTCGTGTCCGCCCCGCGCCTGTGCGTGCGCGGCGGCGCCGGCACCGGCAAGACGCTGCTGGCGCTGGAGGTCGCACGCGCCGCGGCGCTCGCGGGGCGACGCGTCCTGCTCACCTGCTTCAACATCGCGCTGGCGCGCTGGCTGGCCGGGACCGTCGCGGACTGGGGGCCGCTGGCCGGGCGAGTGCGCGCGGCCAACTTCCACGACCTGTGCCGCGAGGCCGCCGAGGCGGTCGGGGACGTGCCCCCGGCGCCCGCGCCAGGCGACAAGCGCGCCGCGGACGAGTACTGGAACGTGCAGCTGCCCGCGCGGTTGCGCGCCGCGCTGGCCGCCGGGAAGCTGCCGCGCTACGACGCGGTGGTCGTCGACGAAGGGCAGGACTTCCTGCGCGACTGGTTCGACCTGCTCGAGGGGTGCCTGCGCGACCCGCGGGCGGGGGAGTTCGTCATCTTCCACGACCCCGCGCAGGACATCTTCGGCACCGGCTGCCTCATGCCCCCCTTCCCCACGGTCGCGCTCGGCGTCAACTTCCGCAACACGCGCCGCATCGCCGAGTACCTGGGCACCCTCGCCGAGCGCGCGGCCCCGGCGTTCTCGCGCAGCCCCGAGGGCGAGCCGCCGGTGCTCCACCGCCAGCCGCGCGGCGGGGCGGCCGCGGCCGAGGCGGTCGACCGGCTGGTGGCGGAGCTCGTCGACGAGAAGCGGATCGCCCCCGGGCGGATCACGATCATCGCGCCGCACACGAAGGAGAACACCTGCCTGCGCGGGCTGGACCGCATCGGCGGCCAGAGCATCTCCACCGACCCCATGGACCGCGCCGGGGCGGTGCTCTGCACCACGATCGGCAAGTTCAAGGGGCTGGAGTCCGACGTCGCGGTCCTCGTCGACGCGCGCGAGGACGACCTCTTCGAGGGCCGCGCGTTCCTCTACGCCGCAGCCTCGCGCGCGCGGCTGGCGCTGCACGTCTTCCGGGCGGAGTGA
- a CDS encoding nitroreductase, translating to MSGEVPAMNVREALDARFSCRAFTREPVARAQVEAVVAAACRAPSWANTQPWEVFVAAGEALERIRQGYLQRAEQGAALALETEAPTSWPEAHRERTAELMRQRFGILGVAREDAEARRGLTRRNHRLFDAPAVAWLCLDKSLSPWSLYDLGAFAQSLMLAAAEAGLDSIPAVMLAAWPDIVRAELGVPETLAVAIGIALGHADREDPLNRIRSPRRPVADVLRAKGL from the coding sequence ATGTCCGGGGAGGTTCCAGCCATGAACGTTCGGGAGGCATTGGACGCACGCTTTTCCTGTCGGGCCTTCACGAGGGAGCCGGTGGCCCGCGCGCAGGTCGAGGCCGTCGTCGCGGCGGCGTGCCGCGCGCCCTCGTGGGCCAACACCCAGCCGTGGGAGGTCTTTGTCGCCGCCGGCGAGGCGCTCGAGCGCATCCGGCAGGGGTACCTGCAGCGCGCGGAGCAGGGAGCCGCGCTGGCGCTGGAGACGGAGGCGCCGACGTCGTGGCCCGAGGCGCACCGCGAGCGCACCGCGGAGCTGATGCGCCAGCGCTTCGGCATCCTCGGCGTGGCGCGCGAGGACGCCGAGGCCCGCCGCGGGCTGACCCGGCGCAACCACCGCCTGTTCGACGCGCCGGCCGTGGCCTGGCTGTGCCTGGACAAGTCGCTCTCGCCCTGGTCGCTCTACGACCTCGGCGCGTTTGCCCAGAGCCTGATGCTCGCGGCGGCCGAGGCCGGCCTCGACTCCATCCCCGCGGTCATGCTTGCGGCCTGGCCCGACATCGTCCGCGCGGAACTCGGCGTCCCGGAGACGCTCGCGGTCGCGATCGGCATCGCCCTCGGCCACGCCGACCGCGAGGACCCGCTGAACAGGATCCGCAGCCCGCGCCGGCCGGTGGCGGACGTGCTGCGGGCCAAGGGGCTGTAG
- a CDS encoding neutral zinc metallopeptidase, producing MRWESGRRSDNVEDRRGLRIGRGIAGGGLGTIVIVLVALYLGVDPSTIVNMVPTGGGTAVEQRAEPRPAAENALAEFVSVVLASTEDTWGAVFREGGRSYAPPKLVLFTEAVDSACGMAGSATGPFYCPPDRKVYLDLSFFDDLRRRFGAPGDFAQAYVVAHEVGHHVQNLLGIEGKVRDARARAGKREANRLSVLLELQSDCLAGVWGNRANQSARLLEPGDLEEALRAAAAIGDDRLQRQGGGRVVPDSFTHGSSEQRVRWFRRGFESGDLGRCDTFAAREM from the coding sequence GTGCGCTGGGAGAGCGGGCGACGAAGCGACAACGTCGAGGACCGGCGCGGCCTGCGCATCGGTCGGGGCATCGCCGGGGGCGGGCTCGGGACGATCGTGATCGTGCTCGTCGCGCTCTACCTGGGCGTCGACCCTTCCACCATCGTGAACATGGTCCCCACCGGCGGCGGCACCGCGGTCGAGCAGCGCGCCGAGCCGCGCCCGGCGGCCGAGAACGCGCTCGCCGAGTTCGTCTCGGTGGTGCTCGCCTCCACCGAGGACACCTGGGGGGCGGTCTTCCGCGAGGGCGGCCGCTCGTACGCGCCGCCGAAGCTGGTGCTCTTCACCGAGGCGGTGGACTCGGCCTGCGGCATGGCCGGCTCGGCGACCGGCCCGTTCTACTGCCCGCCCGACCGGAAGGTCTACCTGGACCTCTCCTTCTTCGACGACCTCCGGCGGCGCTTCGGGGCCCCGGGGGACTTCGCGCAGGCCTACGTCGTCGCGCACGAGGTCGGCCACCACGTCCAGAACCTGCTCGGCATCGAGGGCAAGGTGCGCGATGCCCGTGCCCGCGCCGGCAAGCGCGAGGCCAACCGCCTCTCCGTCCTGCTCGAGCTGCAGTCCGACTGCCTGGCCGGCGTCTGGGGCAACCGCGCGAACCAGTCCGCCCGGCTGCTGGAGCCCGGCGACCTCGAGGAGGCGCTGCGCGCGGCCGCCGCGATCGGCGACGACCGGCTCCAGCGCCAGGGGGGCGGGCGCGTGGTGCCGGACAGCTTCACCCACGGCAGCTCGGAGCAGCGGGTGCGCTGGTTCCGCCGCGGGTTCGAGAGCGGCGACCTCGGCCGCTGCGACACCTTCGCGGCGCGCGAGATGTGA